In Streptomyces sp. NBC_00448, the following are encoded in one genomic region:
- a CDS encoding metal ABC transporter permease — MLIADAATDWSWNPVADLRQMWAFPFMVNAFRAGAIVAVLAGVIGWYMVLRRQSFAGHTLSTVAFPGAAGATLLGVGAVYGYFTFCVGAALVIAAIPRAGGHESGHGSGGGEEAAVTGTIQAFLLGAGFLFIALYQGFLGGVDALLFGSFLGITTTQVEVLAAVGAAVLLVLAVVGRPLLFASVDPAVAAARGVPVRLLSTVFLVVLGAATAATSQITGALLVFALLVMPAATAQNLTARPVLGIAASVGIALAVTWTSLTVAYYSPYPIGFWVTTFAFAAYAASWGVRLLRERRGRAPGRGAVAAAGTPAWTSGSLL, encoded by the coding sequence GTGCTGATCGCTGACGCGGCGACCGACTGGTCCTGGAACCCGGTCGCCGACCTCCGGCAGATGTGGGCGTTCCCCTTCATGGTCAACGCCTTCCGGGCCGGCGCGATCGTGGCCGTGCTGGCCGGGGTGATCGGCTGGTACATGGTGCTGCGCCGGCAGAGTTTCGCCGGCCACACCCTGTCCACCGTGGCCTTCCCGGGCGCCGCCGGTGCCACCCTGCTGGGAGTCGGCGCGGTCTACGGCTACTTCACGTTCTGCGTCGGCGCCGCGCTGGTGATCGCCGCCATCCCGCGGGCCGGGGGGCACGAGTCCGGCCACGGGTCCGGCGGCGGCGAGGAGGCGGCGGTGACCGGAACCATCCAGGCGTTCCTGCTCGGCGCCGGATTCCTCTTCATCGCCCTCTACCAGGGGTTCCTCGGCGGCGTCGACGCCCTGCTGTTCGGCAGCTTCCTGGGCATCACGACGACCCAGGTGGAGGTGCTGGCCGCGGTGGGCGCGGCGGTGCTGCTGGTGCTGGCCGTCGTCGGGCGGCCGCTGCTGTTCGCCTCCGTCGACCCGGCGGTCGCCGCCGCCCGCGGCGTGCCGGTCCGGCTGCTGTCCACCGTCTTCCTCGTCGTGCTGGGCGCGGCGACGGCGGCGACCAGCCAGATCACCGGCGCGCTCCTGGTGTTCGCGCTGCTGGTGATGCCCGCCGCCACCGCGCAGAACCTGACCGCCCGGCCGGTCCTCGGCATCGCCGCGTCGGTGGGCATCGCGCTCGCCGTGACCTGGACCAGCCTGACCGTGGCCTACTACTCGCCGTACCCGATCGGATTCTGGGTGACCACCTTCGCCTTCGCCGCCTACGCGGCCAGTTGGGGAGTCCGCCTGCTGCGCGAGCGCCGCGGACGGGCGCCCGGCCGCGGGGCCGTGGCTGCCGCGGGCACGCCCGCGTGGACCTCGGGGAGCCTGCTGTGA
- a CDS encoding metal ABC transporter permease codes for MTVLASGWPGALGHPFFLHAALAGAAIAAASGMVGYFLVLRAQVFTGDALSHMAFTGSLAALAAGVDLRLGLYAATIAVAVLLGTLSRSGRADDVAIGSVFAWITGLGAFFLTLYTTSGGADNAGAGVRVLFGSIFGLSAGQAGTAAAVAAGVCAVVLAVFRLLLFASVDEAVAAARGVPVRLLGFGFLALVGVTAAEASQAVGSLLLLGLLAAPAGTAQRLTDNPARAFALSTVLAVAEMWGGLTISYAVPKMPPSFAIVAVAAAVYAAAFAVGARRRNPGPRLARA; via the coding sequence GTGACCGTCCTCGCCTCCGGGTGGCCCGGCGCGCTCGGGCATCCCTTCTTCCTGCACGCGGCCCTGGCCGGGGCGGCCATCGCCGCCGCGTCCGGCATGGTCGGCTACTTCCTGGTGCTGCGCGCCCAGGTCTTCACCGGCGACGCGCTCAGCCACATGGCGTTCACCGGTTCGCTCGCCGCGCTGGCCGCCGGGGTCGACCTGCGGCTGGGGTTGTACGCCGCGACCATCGCCGTCGCCGTCCTGCTCGGCACCCTGTCCCGGTCCGGCCGGGCCGACGACGTCGCGATCGGCAGTGTCTTCGCCTGGATCACCGGCCTGGGCGCCTTCTTCCTCACCCTCTACACGACCTCCGGCGGCGCGGACAACGCCGGAGCAGGCGTCCGGGTGCTCTTCGGCTCCATCTTCGGGCTGTCGGCGGGCCAGGCCGGTACGGCCGCCGCCGTGGCGGCGGGGGTGTGCGCGGTGGTGCTCGCCGTCTTCCGGCTGCTGCTCTTCGCCTCCGTCGACGAGGCGGTCGCCGCGGCGCGGGGCGTGCCGGTACGGCTGCTGGGGTTCGGCTTCCTCGCGCTGGTCGGCGTCACCGCGGCCGAGGCCAGTCAGGCGGTCGGGTCGCTGCTGCTGCTCGGCCTGCTCGCCGCCCCGGCGGGCACCGCCCAGCGGCTGACCGACAACCCCGCGCGGGCGTTCGCGCTGTCCACGGTGCTCGCGGTCGCCGAGATGTGGGGCGGCCTGACCATCAGCTACGCGGTCCCGAAGATGCCGCCGAGCTTCGCGATCGTGGCGGTGGCCGCCGCGGTCTACGCGGCCGCGTTCGCCGTCGGGGCGCGCCGGCGGAACCCGGGCCCGCGCCTCGCCCGGGCCTGA
- a CDS encoding glycosyltransferase: MTPDRTPGAGADAPEETGLAALRELVAATGDRFRLCPRPGPVQEPRTLTVGMATYDDYDGVYFTVTSLLLHHAEVMDRVNVLVVDNHPAGPHAWALKRLELEVPHLRYVPYDRRTGTAARDRVFREAASDWVMCVDSHVQLAPGALAALLDHIDTQPDSGDLVQGPLVSADQRKVSTHWEPGWHRGMYGVWGTDPRGIDPGAPPFEIGMQGLGLFACRTAAWPGLNPAFAGHGGEEGHLHEKFRRAGHTTVCLPALRWTHRFDVPRTKRSTGSAWYQRLFNYLIGYDELGLSPHEAVAHFSALVGERAVARAVADFKAEQRNPFAAFDGITCINLDERPERWKAVRGRLSALGLRPERLHRLPAVATPADHQVGRALSHRQALQQAHTDGLDSLLVLEDDVLFLPGATRVLRDAMAELTGRTWSLLCLGGADGELPLPRTEGRRFLEPADGITTTHAIAYHRSAFTPLLDELPDTIEDMTGWVRRHTAIDRYLARWDRPDSYRTVPAIATRTHRTGPAVEDLDEPFASPGTTGLDAPPAPEGAPR; the protein is encoded by the coding sequence ATGACCCCGGACCGAACCCCCGGCGCGGGGGCCGACGCCCCGGAGGAGACGGGGCTGGCGGCTCTGCGCGAGCTGGTGGCCGCCACCGGTGACCGCTTCCGGCTGTGCCCGCGACCCGGCCCCGTCCAGGAGCCCCGCACCCTCACGGTGGGAATGGCGACGTACGACGACTACGACGGCGTGTACTTCACCGTCACCAGCCTGCTGCTCCATCACGCCGAGGTGATGGACCGGGTCAACGTCCTGGTGGTCGACAACCACCCCGCCGGCCCGCACGCCTGGGCGCTCAAGCGCCTGGAGCTGGAAGTCCCGCACCTGCGCTACGTCCCCTACGACCGCCGTACCGGCACCGCCGCCCGCGACCGGGTCTTCCGCGAGGCCGCCTCGGACTGGGTCATGTGCGTGGACTCCCACGTGCAGCTGGCCCCGGGGGCGCTCGCCGCGCTGCTGGACCACATCGACACCCAACCCGACAGCGGCGACCTGGTCCAGGGACCGCTGGTCTCCGCCGACCAGCGGAAGGTCTCCACCCACTGGGAGCCCGGCTGGCACCGCGGGATGTACGGCGTGTGGGGTACCGACCCACGCGGCATCGACCCCGGCGCGCCGCCCTTCGAGATCGGTATGCAGGGCCTGGGCCTGTTCGCCTGCCGCACCGCGGCCTGGCCCGGGCTCAACCCCGCCTTCGCCGGCCACGGAGGCGAGGAGGGCCACCTGCACGAGAAGTTCCGCCGCGCCGGCCACACCACCGTCTGCCTGCCCGCCCTGCGCTGGACGCACCGCTTCGACGTCCCCCGCACGAAGAGGTCCACCGGCTCGGCCTGGTACCAGAGGCTGTTCAACTACCTCATCGGATACGACGAACTCGGCCTGAGCCCGCACGAGGCCGTCGCCCACTTCTCCGCCCTCGTCGGGGAACGGGCCGTCGCCCGGGCCGTGGCCGACTTCAAGGCCGAACAGCGCAACCCCTTCGCCGCTTTCGACGGCATCACCTGCATCAACCTCGACGAGCGCCCCGAGCGCTGGAAAGCCGTGCGGGGACGGCTGAGCGCGCTGGGCCTGCGCCCCGAGCGCCTCCACCGCCTGCCCGCCGTCGCCACGCCGGCCGACCACCAGGTCGGCCGCGCGCTCTCGCACCGCCAGGCCCTCCAGCAGGCCCACACCGACGGCCTCGACTCCCTGCTCGTCCTGGAGGACGACGTCCTCTTCCTCCCCGGCGCCACCCGGGTACTGCGCGACGCCATGGCCGAACTCACCGGCCGGACCTGGTCGCTGCTCTGCCTCGGCGGGGCCGACGGGGAGCTGCCCCTCCCGCGGACCGAAGGCCGCCGCTTCCTCGAACCCGCCGACGGCATCACCACCACCCACGCCATCGCCTACCACCGCAGCGCCTTCACCCCCCTCCTCGACGAACTGCCGGACACGATCGAGGACATGACCGGCTGGGTCCGGCGGCACACCGCCATCGACCGGTACCTGGCCCGCTGGGACCGGCCGGACTCCTACCGCACCGTCCCGGCCATCGCGACCCGCACCCACCGGACCGGGCCGGCGGTGGAGGACCTGGACGAGCCGTTCGCCTCCCCCGGCACCACCGGACTCGACGCGCCGCCCGCGCCCGAAGGAGCCCCCCGATGA
- a CDS encoding cation diffusion facilitator family transporter — MDAGEHTHGHGHEHGHGHTHERADGRAGQRERGHEHGHGHGREHGHGHGGVWARFRHRLAHMVTPHSHEAMDKVDSALATSREGLRALWLSLGVLGATTVIQVMVVAVSGSVALLGDTIHNAADTLTAVPLGIAFVLGRRAATRRYTYGYGRAEDLAGIAIVLTIAGSSALAGYEAVRRLLEPRDVTHLWAVAVAALAGFAGNEWVARHRITTGRRIGSAALVADGLHARTDGFTSLAVLLGAGGAAVGWRWADPVVGLLITAAILVVLKDAARQVYRRLMDSVDPASVDAAEEALRQVPGVLGVGAVRMRWIGHALRAEADIVVDPHLTVVRAHALAVAAEHALIHAVPRLTAATVHIDHVAHGADPHAELRHHAAA; from the coding sequence ATGGACGCCGGCGAGCACACCCACGGGCACGGGCACGAGCACGGGCACGGCCACACGCATGAGCGCGCGGACGGGCGCGCGGGCCAGCGGGAGCGCGGCCACGAACACGGCCACGGCCACGGCCGCGAACACGGACACGGACACGGCGGTGTGTGGGCCCGGTTCCGGCACCGGCTCGCGCACATGGTCACCCCGCACAGCCACGAGGCGATGGACAAGGTGGACTCCGCGCTGGCGACCTCGCGGGAGGGACTGCGGGCGCTGTGGCTGTCGTTGGGCGTCCTCGGTGCCACCACCGTGATCCAGGTGATGGTCGTCGCGGTGTCGGGGTCGGTGGCGCTGCTGGGCGACACGATCCACAACGCGGCCGACACGCTGACCGCGGTACCCCTGGGGATCGCCTTCGTGCTCGGCCGGCGCGCGGCGACCCGCCGTTACACCTACGGGTACGGGCGGGCGGAGGACCTTGCGGGCATCGCGATCGTGCTGACCATCGCCGGCTCCTCCGCGCTGGCCGGCTACGAGGCGGTGCGCCGGCTGCTGGAGCCGCGTGACGTGACGCACCTGTGGGCGGTGGCGGTCGCCGCGCTGGCCGGGTTCGCCGGCAACGAGTGGGTGGCGCGCCACCGGATCACCACCGGCCGGCGGATCGGGTCGGCGGCGCTGGTCGCCGACGGCCTGCACGCCCGCACCGACGGCTTCACGTCGCTGGCGGTGCTGCTGGGCGCCGGGGGCGCCGCGGTCGGTTGGCGCTGGGCCGACCCCGTGGTGGGCCTGCTGATCACCGCGGCGATCCTGGTGGTGCTCAAGGACGCCGCCCGGCAGGTCTACCGGCGGCTGATGGACTCCGTGGACCCCGCGTCGGTGGACGCCGCGGAGGAGGCGCTGCGCCAGGTGCCCGGCGTGCTCGGCGTCGGGGCCGTGCGGATGCGGTGGATCGGCCACGCGCTGCGGGCCGAGGCGGACATCGTGGTCGACCCGCACCTGACGGTGGTGCGGGCCCACGCGTTGGCGGTCGCCGCCGAACACGCCCTGATCCACGCCGTTCCGCGGCTGACCGCCGCCACCGTCCACATCGACCACGTCGCCCACGGCGCCGACCCGCACGCGGAGTTGCGCCACCACGCCGCGGCGTGA
- a CDS encoding flavin reductase family protein, whose translation MTSTESRPDVAADLKSAFREAMAGVATPVAVVTAMAGPSPYGTTVSAFTSLSMDPPMVLVSLDRGSDLLAVIGGSRRFGLNILGAQQPDLAMNFARKGGPAKFGGVDWRLGSQVPRLPGASGFLACEVADLVTGGDHVVVFGRVLSAETAPRPPLTYHARAFGTHTALDVDSRA comes from the coding sequence GTGACCAGTACCGAATCCCGCCCGGACGTCGCGGCGGACCTGAAGTCCGCGTTCCGGGAGGCCATGGCCGGCGTGGCCACGCCCGTCGCCGTGGTCACCGCCATGGCCGGGCCGTCCCCCTACGGCACCACCGTCAGCGCCTTCACCTCGCTCTCGATGGACCCGCCGATGGTCCTGGTCTCCCTCGACCGCGGCTCGGACCTGCTGGCGGTCATCGGCGGCAGCCGCAGGTTCGGCCTCAACATCCTCGGCGCGCAGCAGCCGGACCTCGCGATGAACTTCGCCCGCAAGGGCGGCCCGGCCAAGTTCGGCGGCGTCGACTGGCGCCTCGGCTCCCAGGTGCCCAGGCTGCCCGGCGCGAGCGGCTTCCTGGCGTGCGAGGTGGCCGACCTGGTGACGGGCGGTGACCACGTGGTCGTCTTCGGCCGGGTCCTGAGCGCCGAGACCGCGCCGAGACCGCCCCTGACCTACCACGCGCGGGCGTTCGGCACCCACACCGCGCTGGACGTCGACTCCCGCGCCTGA
- a CDS encoding cupin domain-containing protein has protein sequence MSTPPTQPGEGFHPHLHDTDTPTPPTSSLRARLHHIRADALDGDTAQSGGMRRFAAVSGKTVGSEKLWMGQTHVAPATASSDHHHGESETAIHVVSGHPEFVFVDDSGGTPQEVRLRTSPGDYIFVPPFVPHREENPDPDDEAVVVIARSTQEAIVVNLPRLYALGSEPGPGDG, from the coding sequence ATGAGTACGCCGCCGACGCAGCCTGGTGAAGGCTTCCATCCCCACCTGCACGACACCGACACCCCGACCCCGCCGACGTCGTCCCTGCGGGCCCGCCTGCACCACATCCGCGCCGACGCGCTGGACGGCGACACCGCCCAGAGCGGCGGCATGCGCAGGTTCGCCGCCGTCAGCGGGAAGACCGTCGGTTCGGAGAAGCTGTGGATGGGCCAGACCCACGTGGCCCCCGCGACGGCCTCCTCCGACCACCACCACGGCGAGTCCGAGACCGCGATCCATGTGGTGAGCGGCCACCCGGAGTTCGTCTTCGTCGACGACTCCGGCGGCACCCCGCAGGAGGTACGGCTGCGCACCTCCCCCGGCGACTACATCTTCGTCCCGCCGTTCGTGCCGCACCGGGAGGAGAACCCGGACCCCGACGACGAGGCCGTGGTCGTCATCGCGCGCAGCACCCAGGAGGCGATCGTGGTCAACCTGCCCCGGCTCTACGCGCTGGGGTCGGAGCCGGGTCCCGGGGACGGCTGA